From Actinomyces procaprae:
TGTCGCCGAGCTTGTAGGAGGCGCCGGCGGCGGCGAACATGATGAGCTCCCGCAGCGGGATCCAGTCCATGAGTGCGGCGTGCCCCTCCTCTATGGCCTCGGTGTCGACGGAGGGGACGAAGGCGACGGCGGCAATGATCACCACGAACCAGATGAGGTTGCTGGAGCCGCGCAGGCCCAGCGGCTCGATCTCGGTCTTGTCCGCGAGAATGTCGGCCGCGGGCTCCTGCGAGTAGTACCAGGTGTCAAGGGCGAAGTAGCTGGCCAGCAGCATGGCGTTGACGAACAGCCACTCGATGGCGAGGCTGAAGGTCCAGGTGAAGGGGACGCCGCGCAGGAAACCGAGGAACAGCGGCGGGTCGCCGAGCGGGGTCAGCAGGCCGCCGCAGTTGGCGACCATGAAGATGGTGAACAGTACGGTGTGGACGCGGTACTCCCGCTCCCGGTTGGTGTTCAGCAGCGGCCGGATCAGCAGCATGGCGGCGCCGGTGGTGCCGACGAAGCTGGCCAGCAGGGCGCCGATCCCTAGGAAGATGGTGTTGTTGCGCGGGGTGGCCTGAATATCGCCCTTGAGGAAGATTCCTCCGGAGACCACGTACAGGGCGAACAGCAGCGCAATGAACTGCACGTACTCGACCACGGAGTCGAATACGGGATGCCAGCCGAGCGCCACCAGCATCCACACCGCGACGGGCAGCCCCAGGACCAGGGCGAGTGCCAGCCGGTGGGTGTTGTTCTCCCACCAGTGGGATGTCGCCGGGACCAGCGGGAGAATCGCGATCGAGGCGAGCATGACGACGAAGGGCAGTATGGACCACCACTGCAACTGCACGTGAGACTCCTCAGCTCGGGGCAGGTTCTCTGGTCGCCCCATCAAAGACGCGGCGACGCTAGCCTCACCCTATGACGAGATCCGTTTCGGATGGTGAGACATCGGCGCGTCCCGGGCACAAGGTGACCGGAAGCACGCCGTCGTCGGGCGGAACAGCGGCCCGACGACGGCGTCGCCCGGCCGGTGTCGCTGCGTCAGCCCTGGCTCTGGTGGCGGGCGACGTCGCGGCCCTGGACGCGCACATAGGCGTAAGTGGTCATCAGGGCCACCAGCGGACTGGTGACGATCCAGCCGATCACGGTGACCGCTCCGGCAATGTGCAGCAGTACGCCGACCAGCGCGAAGGGCAGCAGCACACCGACGTTGTCCGACAGCAGGCGCATCGAGGACCGCATGGCGGCAGTCGCCTCAAGGTTGCGCTCGACGGCGGCGTACTCGACGAAGGTGAGCAGGTAGAACAGGATGATTCCGGGGATGACCAGGAGGACGGCGCCGAGTCCGATCGCCAGACCCGACAGGATGAGGGCAAGAATGGTCTGTCCGAAGTTCGGGAAGGTGAAGAAGTCCTTGAAGTCCGCCTTCCGCCCGG
This genomic window contains:
- a CDS encoding sodium:proton antiporter, encoding MQLQWWSILPFVVMLASIAILPLVPATSHWWENNTHRLALALVLGLPVAVWMLVALGWHPVFDSVVEYVQFIALLFALYVVSGGIFLKGDIQATPRNNTIFLGIGALLASFVGTTGAAMLLIRPLLNTNREREYRVHTVLFTIFMVANCGGLLTPLGDPPLFLGFLRGVPFTWTFSLAIEWLFVNAMLLASYFALDTWYYSQEPAADILADKTEIEPLGLRGSSNLIWFVVIIAAVAFVPSVDTEAIEEGHAALMDWIPLRELIMFAAAGASYKLGDKRARFEDNQFEWGPIAEVAALFIGIFLTMIPALRYLDEVAGSLPLNEITFFVFTGGLSSMLDNAPTYATFFEMAGQVAHPGGATVAGVPELYLRSISLGAVLCGALTYIGNGPNFMVKSVAEARDVEMPSFGGYIVRAYMYLGPILVAMVLLFIASPLWAKLLGVVLVLVLLANNIRLLRSSRRLALADA